In one window of Cololabis saira isolate AMF1-May2022 chromosome 23, fColSai1.1, whole genome shotgun sequence DNA:
- the LOC133424185 gene encoding uncharacterized protein LOC133424185, giving the protein MSSVPPGQAAGPSTQNVDHNWTVAAAAQSLINVLTQNRTQGQQVPERKQEQGSSSVEQEMARSFPGFFTKKSQIGKRKNQGLNTCGTGSRKAWRPFSFYVYLLNINSEMTPTSPEEFELAQAGLGKRYLNLSKDVSHEEFFTLLKHEYPKMQEVTGGWLLYKATGGQGKRRLTTIPPDSDGYTGTLIRSVTGTGKSTLYIVPLQHTFDPTPLPPDSIEFQSMPKAQCQTCKVNFPLQILALHVQECMESAAGDIDTCQHEVQIVSVTAPPVHCDTETPVEEKVPCPICFMNFTPQFLEFHASACGERKEDLEMPETSAMIQDNVEEQLKRTVGQILAVKLSTEHSIGGLSDEIFNCGYTGAISVQNKESIIGAIILHAVLRLQPMLEQLREGRLYDLLSLIRQYPDICQPLFVPGEDVKVNAEFVMASILPQLSDKGTSRHQVELEMMNFVQDFLYEVEDASSTTVNSSSSGRSFCPNSSEKSQS; this is encoded by the exons AATGTCGACCATAACTGGACAGTGGCTGCAGCTGCACAGAGCCTTATAAATGTGCTCACACAGAACAGGACTCAGGGACAGCAAGTGCCAGAAAGGAAGCAGGAGCAGGGATCGTCTTCTGTTGAACAGGAGATGGCCAG aTCTTTCCCTGGGTTTTTTACGAAGAAAAGCCaaattggaaaaagaaagaatcaGGGTCTGAACACATGTGGCACAGGATCTAGAAAAGCCTGGAGGCCTTTTAGCTTCTATGTGTACCTTTTGAATATCAATTCAGAGATGACCCCAACCTCCCCTGAAGAATTTGAACTTGCTCAGGCCGGACTTGGAAAACGCTATCTGAACTTGTCCAAGGATGTGAGCCATGAAGAG TTCTTCACACTCCTAAAACATGAGTATCCCAAGATGCAGGAGGTGACAGGAGGATGGCTACTGTACAAGGCTACAG GTGGTCAGGGTAAAAGGAGACTGACGACGATTCCTCCTGATTCAGACGGATACACTGGGACCCTGATTCGCAGTGTTACGGGGACAGGGAAAAGCACCCTGTATATTGTGCCTTTACAACACACATTTGACCCGACTCCGTTACCTCCAGATTCCATCGAGTTTCAAAGTATGCCAAAGGCACAATGCCAAACTTGCAAAGTTAATTTTCCTTTGCAGATTTTGGCCCTTCATGTCCAGGAGTGCATGGAGTCGGCAGCAGGGGATATTGAC ACATGTCAACATGAGGTCCAGATAGTGTCTGTGACAGCTCCTCCTGTGCACTGTGACACAGAGACACCTGTTGAAGAG AAGGTTCCGTGTCCTATCTGCTTCATGAACTTCACACCTCAGTTCTTGGAGTTCCATGCTAGCGCATGTGGAGAAAG AAAGGAAGATCTTGAGATGCCTGAGACATCTGCCATGATCCAGgacaatgtggaggagcagctcaAAAG GACTGTTGGACAGATTCTGGCT GTTAAGTTGTCGACTGAGCATTCAATTGGAGGCCTATCTGATGAAATCTTCAATTGCGGATATACTGGAGCCATCTCCGTTCAAAACAAGGAGTCCATTATTGG TGCCATCATACTCCACGCAGTGCTGAGGTTGCAGCCTATGTTGGAACAACTAAGGGAAGGCCGGCTGTATGACCTTCTCTCACTGATCAGGCAGTACCCAGATATCTGCCAGCCCTTGTTTGTTCCCGGGGAAGATGTAAAA GTCAATGCAGAGTTTGTCATGGCATCCATTCTTCCTCAACTAAGTGACAAAGGGACGAGCAGGCATCAGGTTGAGCTAGAGATGATGAACTTTGTTCAGGACTTTCTTTATGAAGTTGAAG